One Gordonia mangrovi genomic region harbors:
- the rpsC gene encoding 30S ribosomal protein S3, which produces MGQKINPHGFRLGITTDWSSRWYADKQYADYVKEDVAIRKLLSTGLERAGIAKVEIERTRDRVRVDIHTARPGIVIGRRGAEADRIRGDLEKLTGKQVQLNILEVKNAESEAQLVAQGVAEQLSNRVAFRRAMRKAIQSAMRQPNVKGIRVQCSGRLGGAEMSRSEFYREGRVPLHTLRADIDYGLYEAKTTFGRIGVKVWIYKGDIVGGKRELSAAAPATEDRRPRRPSRPRRSGASGTTATSTDAGRAAEAPAEATAGAGAATEKQEG; this is translated from the coding sequence GTGGGCCAGAAAATCAACCCGCACGGCTTCCGTCTGGGCATCACCACCGACTGGAGTTCGCGGTGGTATGCCGACAAGCAGTATGCGGACTACGTGAAAGAGGATGTCGCCATCCGCAAGCTCCTGTCCACCGGACTCGAGCGCGCCGGCATCGCCAAGGTGGAGATCGAGCGCACCCGTGACCGGGTTCGCGTCGACATCCACACCGCCCGTCCGGGCATCGTCATCGGTCGCCGCGGCGCCGAGGCCGACCGGATCCGTGGCGACCTGGAGAAGCTGACCGGCAAGCAGGTGCAGCTGAACATCCTCGAGGTGAAGAACGCAGAGTCCGAGGCCCAGCTGGTGGCCCAGGGCGTCGCCGAGCAGCTGAGCAACCGTGTGGCGTTCCGCCGCGCGATGCGCAAGGCGATCCAGTCGGCGATGCGTCAGCCGAACGTGAAGGGCATCCGGGTCCAGTGCTCGGGTCGCCTGGGCGGCGCAGAGATGAGCCGCAGTGAGTTCTACCGCGAGGGACGCGTGCCGCTGCACACGCTGCGCGCCGACATCGACTACGGACTCTACGAAGCCAAGACCACCTTCGGCCGCATCGGCGTGAAGGTCTGGATCTACAAGGGCGACATCGTCGGCGGCAAGCGTGAGCTCAGTGCAGCTGCGCCGGCCACCGAGGACCGTCGTCCCCGCCGGCCCAGCCGGCCCCGTCGCAGCGGTGCCTCGGGCACCACTGCCACGAGCACCGACGCGGGACGCGCGGCGGAGGCTCCGGCAGAAGCGACCGCGGGTGCTGGTGCGGCCACTGAGAAGCAGGAGGGCTGA